The Sylvia atricapilla isolate bSylAtr1 chromosome 12, bSylAtr1.pri, whole genome shotgun sequence genome has a segment encoding these proteins:
- the LDHD gene encoding probable D-lactate dehydrogenase, mitochondrial isoform X2: protein MSPILSRLDMALRRALALGAALGRRSCCSKPSLPPDFVDALRAVAGAPNVSTATAVREQHGHDESMHPCAPPDVVVWPQAVGQVQELAALCHRCRVPMVPFGTGTGLEGGVNAVQGGVCFDLSRMDAIAELSLEDFSVTVEPGVTRKALNKHLRGTGLWFPVDPGADASLCGMAATGASGTNAVRYGTMRPNVLNLRVVLPDGRLLHTAGPGRQPRKRAAGYDLTSLFVGSEGTLGFLTQATLRLHPLPEVTAVTVASFPSVGAAVACTVQVLQAAVPVARIEFLDDVMADACGRFSGMGLPVAATLLLELHGSRNSLAEQQQQTGPMVGHVGDGNFHCILVFNSQDPEEAQRIHAFTQRLGRRALAAGGTCTGEHGVGLGKRALLQEELGQEGLDTLRSIKAALDPHNLMNPGKVL, encoded by the exons ATGTCGCCGATCTTGTCCCGTCTCGACATGGCGCTGCGGAGGGCGCTGGCGCTGGGGGCGGCGCTGGGGCGCcgcagctgctgctccaag CCCTCGCTGCCCCCCGACTTCGTGGATGCCCTGAGGGCCGTGGCCGGAGCCCCCAATGTCTCCACGGCCACAGCGGTGCGGGAGCAGCACGGCCACGATGAGTCCATGCACCC CTGCGCCCCCCCGGACGTCGTGGTGTGGCCCCAGGCGGTGGGGCaggtgcaggagctggcagccctGTGTCACCGCTGCCGCGTGCCCATGGTGCCCTTTGGCACCGGTACGGGCCTGGAAGGAGGCGTCAATGCCGTGCAG ggcGGCGTCTGCTTTGACCTGAGCCGCATGGACGCCATCGCGGAGCTGAGCCTCGAGGACTTCTCGGTGACAGTGGAGCCTGGTGTCACCCGCAAGGCCCTCAACAAGCACCTGCGTGGCACCGGGCTCTGGTTTCCTGTCG ACCCTGGGGCGGATGCCTCGCTGTGTGGCATGGCAGCCACGGGCGCCTCGGGCACCAACGCGGTGCGCTACGGCACCATGCGCCCCAACGTGCTCAACCTGCGTGTGGTGCTGCCGGACGGGCGCCTGCTGCACACCGCCGGCCCCGGGCGCCAGCCTAG gaaaCGGGCAGCTGGCTACGACCTGACCTCGCTCTTCGTGGGCTCCGAGGGCACTCTGGGCTTCCTGACTCAGGCCACGCTGCGCCTGCACCCGCTGCCCGaggtcactgctgtcactgtcGCCTCCTTCCCCAGCGTGGGGGCGGCTGTGGCTTGCACCGTCCaagtgctgcaggctgctgtgcctgtggccCGCATTG AGTTCCTGGATGATGTGATGGCAGATGCCTGTGGCCGCTTCAGTGGGATGGGGCTGCCAGTGGCAGCCAcgctcctcctggagctgcacgGCTCCCGGAAtagcctggctgagcagcagcagcagacgG GACCCATGGTGGGACATGTGGGCGATGGCAACTTCCACTGCATCCTTGTCTTCAACTCCCAGGACCCAGAGGAGGCCCAGCGCATCCACGCCTTCACCCAGCGCCTGGGCAG GCGGGCGCTGGCAGCAGGGGGCACCTGCACCGGGGAGCACGGCGTGGGGCTGGGCAAGcgggcactgctgcaggaggagctgggccaggaggGCCTGGACACCCTGCGCTCCATCAAGGCTGCACTGGACCCCCACAACCTCATGAACCCCGGCAAGGTGCTCTGA
- the LDHD gene encoding probable D-lactate dehydrogenase, mitochondrial isoform X1 gives MSPILSRLDMALRRALALGAALGRRSCCSKPSLPPDFVDALRAVAGAPNVSTATAVREQHGHDESMHPCAPPDVVVWPQAVGQVQELAALCHRCRVPMVPFGTGTGLEGGVNAVQGGVCFDLSRMDAIAELSLEDFSVTVEPGVTRKALNKHLRGTGLWFPVDPGADASLCGMAATGASGTNAVRYGTMRPNVLNLRVVLPDGRLLHTAGPGRQPRKRAAGYDLTSLFVGSEGTLGFLTQATLRLHPLPEVTAVTVASFPSVGAAVACTVQVLQAAVPVARIEFLDDVMADACGRFSGMGLPVAATLLLELHGSRNSLAEQQQQTEEIMRQNGGSGLAWAEGLEEREQLWSMRHNAWYAALALRPGCQGYSTDVCVPISRLPDVVVETKQDLQASGLTGPMVGHVGDGNFHCILVFNSQDPEEAQRIHAFTQRLGRRALAAGGTCTGEHGVGLGKRALLQEELGQEGLDTLRSIKAALDPHNLMNPGKVL, from the exons ATGTCGCCGATCTTGTCCCGTCTCGACATGGCGCTGCGGAGGGCGCTGGCGCTGGGGGCGGCGCTGGGGCGCcgcagctgctgctccaag CCCTCGCTGCCCCCCGACTTCGTGGATGCCCTGAGGGCCGTGGCCGGAGCCCCCAATGTCTCCACGGCCACAGCGGTGCGGGAGCAGCACGGCCACGATGAGTCCATGCACCC CTGCGCCCCCCCGGACGTCGTGGTGTGGCCCCAGGCGGTGGGGCaggtgcaggagctggcagccctGTGTCACCGCTGCCGCGTGCCCATGGTGCCCTTTGGCACCGGTACGGGCCTGGAAGGAGGCGTCAATGCCGTGCAG ggcGGCGTCTGCTTTGACCTGAGCCGCATGGACGCCATCGCGGAGCTGAGCCTCGAGGACTTCTCGGTGACAGTGGAGCCTGGTGTCACCCGCAAGGCCCTCAACAAGCACCTGCGTGGCACCGGGCTCTGGTTTCCTGTCG ACCCTGGGGCGGATGCCTCGCTGTGTGGCATGGCAGCCACGGGCGCCTCGGGCACCAACGCGGTGCGCTACGGCACCATGCGCCCCAACGTGCTCAACCTGCGTGTGGTGCTGCCGGACGGGCGCCTGCTGCACACCGCCGGCCCCGGGCGCCAGCCTAG gaaaCGGGCAGCTGGCTACGACCTGACCTCGCTCTTCGTGGGCTCCGAGGGCACTCTGGGCTTCCTGACTCAGGCCACGCTGCGCCTGCACCCGCTGCCCGaggtcactgctgtcactgtcGCCTCCTTCCCCAGCGTGGGGGCGGCTGTGGCTTGCACCGTCCaagtgctgcaggctgctgtgcctgtggccCGCATTG AGTTCCTGGATGATGTGATGGCAGATGCCTGTGGCCGCTTCAGTGGGATGGGGCTGCCAGTGGCAGCCAcgctcctcctggagctgcacgGCTCCCGGAAtagcctggctgagcagcagcagcagacgG AGGAGATCATGCGACAGAACGGTGGCTCTGGCCTGGCCTGGGcggaggggctggaggagcgTGAGCAGCTCTGGTCCATGCGCCACAACGCCTGGTACGCTGCCCTGGCCCTGCGGCCTGGCTGCCAG ggttACTCCACGGACGTCTGTGTGCCCATCTCCCGCCTGCCTGATGTGGTGGTGGAGACCAAGCAGGATCTGCAGGCCTCTGGCCTCACTG GACCCATGGTGGGACATGTGGGCGATGGCAACTTCCACTGCATCCTTGTCTTCAACTCCCAGGACCCAGAGGAGGCCCAGCGCATCCACGCCTTCACCCAGCGCCTGGGCAG GCGGGCGCTGGCAGCAGGGGGCACCTGCACCGGGGAGCACGGCGTGGGGCTGGGCAAGcgggcactgctgcaggaggagctgggccaggaggGCCTGGACACCCTGCGCTCCATCAAGGCTGCACTGGACCCCCACAACCTCATGAACCCCGGCAAGGTGCTCTGA